One genomic window of Salvia miltiorrhiza cultivar Shanhuang (shh) chromosome 4, IMPLAD_Smil_shh, whole genome shotgun sequence includes the following:
- the LOC131022112 gene encoding metacaspase-1, which translates to MYMLVNCSNCRTPLQVPPGAPSIRCAICQAITAVADPRHAPPPAQPSPYSHASPPPPQPSPYSHAPPGPPPNPHGRKKAVIIGISYKFSRHELKGCINDAKCMKHLLINKFRFPESSILMLTEEETDPYRIPTKQNMRMALFWLVQGCQPGDSLVLHYSGHGSRQRNYNGDEVDGYDETLCPLDFETQGMIVDDEINASIVRPLPHGAKLHAIIDACHSGTVLDLPFLCRMSRSGQYVWEDHRPRSGVWKGSNGGEVISFSGCDDDQTSADTSALSKITSTGAMTFCFIQAIERGHGTTYGSILSAMRTAIRDAGSSGPSLGGGAVTSLLTMLLTGGSLSTGGFRQEPQLTACEPFDVYAKPFSL; encoded by the exons ATGTACATGCTCGTCAACTGCTCTAATTGCCGCACCCCATTGCAGGTGCCGCCCGGCGCGCCTTCGATCCGATGCGCTATTTGCCAGGCAATCACCGCCGTCGCCGATCCGCGCCACGCGCCGCCGCCTGCCCAGCCTTCTCCTTACTCCCACGCGTCGCCGCCCCCTCCTCAGCCGTCTCCTTATTCCCACGCCCCGCCCGGTCCGCCGCCCAACCCTCACGGCCGTAAGAAGGCGGTGATCATCGGAATTTCGTACAAGTTCTCCCGCCACGAGCTGAAAGGATGCATCAACGACGCTAAGTGCATGAAACATCTTCTGATCAATAAGTTCCGATTTCCAGAATCTTCAATTCTCATGCTTACTG AAGAAGAAACTGATCCATACAGAATCCCAACCAAGCAAAACATGCGAATGGCGCTCTTTTGGCTAGTACAAGGATGTCAACCAGGAGATTCCTTGGTCTTACATTACTCTGGCCATGGTTCTCGACAAAGGAACTATAATGGAGATGAAGTTGATGGATATGATGAGACCTTGTGTCCTCTTGATTTTGAAACACAGGgtatgattgttgatgatgagaTAAATGCATCTATTGTCAGACCTCTACCTCATGGTGCTAAGCTTCATGCCATCATAGATGCTTGTCATAGTGGAACAGTTCTTGATTTACCATTTCTTTGCAGGATGAGCAG GAGTGGGCAATATGTATGGGAGGACCATCGTCCTCGATCTGGTGTGTGGAAAGGATCAAATGGTGGGGAAGTTATTTCCTTCAGTGGCTGTGATGATGATCAAACTTCAGCTGATACATCT GCTTTATCAAAAATCACTTCAACTGGTGCCATGACTTTCTGTTTTATCCAAGCCATTGAGCGCGGACATGGGACCACATACGGGAGCATCCTAAGTGCAATGCGCACTGCGATTCGAGATGCTGGAAGTTCTGGTCCATCACTTGGAGGTGGTGCAGTGACATCTCTTCTAACAATGCTTCTTACAGGGGGGAGCTTAAGCACTGGTGGCTTTAGACAG